Proteins from one Limisphaerales bacterium genomic window:
- a CDS encoding cyclic nucleotide-binding domain-containing protein, producing the protein MQVTFYGLQFYYDDEVECPAGHVLLREGERQSCIYVLKKGAVTIIKGGQEVAICDQRGDMFGEIAALTGGECTSTVKVREPSVFFMIEDSDDFLEQNPRTTLIIAKMLAERLAATTRSHSIAKKEVMKLSREEQKHSPM; encoded by the coding sequence ATGCAGGTAACATTTTATGGGTTGCAGTTTTATTATGATGACGAGGTGGAATGCCCCGCGGGGCATGTGCTGTTGCGCGAGGGGGAACGGCAGTCGTGCATTTATGTGCTGAAAAAAGGGGCGGTGACGATTATCAAAGGCGGGCAGGAGGTGGCCATTTGTGATCAGCGCGGAGATATGTTCGGCGAGATCGCTGCGTTGACGGGCGGGGAGTGCACGAGCACGGTGAAGGTGCGGGAGCCGTCGGTGTTTTTTATGATTGAGGATTCGGATGATTTTCTGGAGCAGAACCCGCGCACCACATTGATCATTGCCAAGATGCTGGCCGAGCGGCTGGCGGCCACCACCCGCAGTCATTCCATTGCCAAAAAAGAAGTGATGAAACTTTCGCGGGAGGAACAGAAGCATTCGCCGATGTAG